The nucleotide window TGAAGAGAGATAATTGATATATCTATATGTTTTACCTAATTCAACTCAACCATTTATAAGTGATTATTAGGTTTGATATGATACAATCAATTGCAATCACATTCCTCATAAGTAACTATATAAAAGGTCTTCAATTATCTTCATAAAGACTAAGATAAAGATAAAGATATTTAAGATATTCAAAAATCCAAATGATCCAATCTTTTCAAACTAACTAACTTAGATTACATATAAGGACTTTAATTTGATTCTTGTTGATTTGATTCTATGTAATTAAGTACTGATtagataaattttttatttaaaatgatgaCTTAACGTGTCACATTAGCTTACCGCTACACTGTTAACCATAATTAACAACTTAGTGACTAAAATTTTACAACAcaataatgtaagtgactaaaatgtaatattttaaatgtaagtgactaaaacgtaacataaAGCAAATAAAAATGATTATTTTCGTAATTTAccctatttgattattatgtgaatatttttattttaaaatgttatataaacaaatttaataaaaaaattaatcctataaacaaaaaattttgaaatttgaaatttggaaagacgaaaataaatttataaaataaaaataaaatttaaatttatgaagaggagcatattttaactttgattattttataaatttgataatgatttaattgattaaatttagGGTATTTCGGTAAATAGACGGttataaaataagttaaaaatagGAGCGGATATGAGGAGGCAAAGAGGGGAGAGAATGGGGTCCAATCAATCGCTATCAAAAAGGAAGCGGGTGAGCTCAAAATTACAAGGGGTCACCACCGCCCACGCTTCCCCTCCTCCTTTGCCCCACCGCCCGCGCTGCCTGCTTTCCCACACGTCTAGCTCTCCTTGCCCCACGTCTCCTTTTGTCTTCTCTCAACATTTATTTACTAAAGTTCCAAGTTAATAAACCTTCCTCAATCATTGATTACTCAATTTCTCCTGGGTGATCTATTTGGCATGTGATTATTATTAGGATAAATTATATTACTGatttaactaatttttatcacTCTATAGaattatcatttaattactaataaattttcttttatcacATAATTATGAAAAGTCACAAAATGATCATCTAATTATTTAATTGTCTTTTTTAGTCAATAGGccccaaaattcaaaataattgggTGACAAAAAAGACAAAATTATATAGTTAAGtggtcattttgtaacttttcatagttaggtgacaaaaaaaatactaataattgagtgatcattttgtaactttcatagttggatgatgaaaaatgaaaagaaacataGTTGAGTGACTACTAATGTAGTTTACCCTTATTATTTTGGTAACCATTTAGTCCCTCTATTTTTCAGAATTTAAAATTCATATGCATTTTTTAACActattaaaattttttgtttaagTAGTTGGTgcgacattttgaaataaaaataaatactcattTGATAACCATGTAACTAAAGAATAATGTTGTAATGAACTTAAATGTAACAAAATAATCTTAATAACCATGTTAGGATTTTGTCCTCGGCCTTTATAGAGAGTTGTGTACGATTCATGGAAGAGGACACCTCAATCAATGGTGATAGGTACCTACAAGACTCGAGTTAGGTATTAGTATTAGGCGTGTGAATAACAATGGATGTACCTGGGCGCTATATAGCTTGAACCATCAACCAAGGCCTTATAAGTGACATGTTTGTAAACATAATATCACTTGAGCTACGAGGTGCCCCCATGAAATTGCATAACTCTACAAAGATCAGAGACAATACCTTTAATTGTTAACAGTCGAAATCTACTGCCGAAAAtacaacatttcaaaaatttcttATTAAAGAAACACATACCACCAAAATATTTAAAACCAAAATGGATGATATCATTAACTTCCTGTTAAACAATATACAATAAATATAGGTTAGCTTATGGAAGAATAAGATAGAAAGAATGAGATTGAAAATTCATAAGTTAatttttgaggcattttcacttaaataatataaaaataaaattaataactgaAATGGTATGTCCATAAATTATTCACCAAAATGGTATCGGCCTGAAATGTAATGATCTAAAGTATTTAGGGACCTATTATGAAATTTTTCcatttaaaaaaggaaaaagtgcTTAAAGGCGCCAAACTTTAAATATGGCTATTTGCCTTATAAGcccttattttttattattttatttttattccccttcaactcactatattatttttaaataagcccttaacctatttttgtagttaaataagCCCTTAACTTATGGTTTTTACTCATAAAagctatttattttaatattaaagtaaatatattttgaatttcaagCTCTTATCTTAATTTTTGTTGATGCAATAAAATTATATACACTTTAACATCAAcataaaatctaaaaagtaatcaaaattttcaaaagagtAGTTAAGAATATCATGTATATAAGTACtctcaagaaattttaaaattttttatttaataaactattCACATCAACATAAAATCTgaattagtttatatttttaaaataactttactttgggtaaaatatatttactttaatattaaaataaaaggcTTTTATAAGTAAAAACCATAAGTAAATGGCTTATTTAGGTTAAGGgcttctttaaaaataatataatgagaTGAaggagaataaaaagaaaataataaataaggagggCTTACAAGTAAATTAGCTATATTTAAAGTTTAGTGCCGCCATAGCGTCAAGTGGCaccctttccttttttttcagcAGTCATTCTAAATGGAAAAATTGCATATCAGATTCCTGAATACTTTAGATCATTATATTTTAGTCCGATGCTGCCAATTTGACAGGCGATACAAGTAAAACTATATCATTTTGATAAATAATCTTATAAGCATACCAtttcaattattaattttattttttgtattatttaaataaaaaagcctaattttttaacttttcaagATGCTCTATCTTGTTGGAATAGGGGAACGAAATAAATAGTATTTGGTATATAGTCTTTTTCCCATATCTCTctcttttcaaaaattaaagtcTCATATCTCCATTTCTCTCCATTTCTCGCCATTCTACACGTCTCTGTCTGTTTCTCTATCACACTTTCCTCCTCCTTTCATATCTTTCTCTTTCCACTCTCATCTTAATTACATAAAATCTCCTTCCACTTCAGTCGAGAGAGAAGTAGTAGCAAGCAGAACAAGGTAGAGGCAGCTTTGCCTTTGGCAAAGAAAGTCTGAAAGTGCTACTAGGGCACCCCACCCATGCTTTATTTTTACCTTcttttttcatttgtttttattattttggattcAACTATAACGGATTgggtttataaaatataaaggttTGGGCCGGTTTTAAGTGATTTCAGCTAAAAAAAAGTTTTTTAGCGGTTCATCCGATTGACAATTCACTCGCGATTTATATTTGTTTATTGGGTTAATCAATTTTTCCTTTACTTTAATCTAATCTCATCCGGTTTCAACAACTATACATGTCactaaagtatataaaatattttctttactGCTTCAACTAAagttttattctaatatttttatacatttcaatattattatacaAAATGTTATACATACATTGTTTGTATTCTTATTTTATAATTGAAACGTGTGATTGAATTGGTGTCGAGTTACCAACTCAATTACTAAAATAacattacttattttaaataaattatatggaTATgcgtaattttttttaatttagaaaaccaataaaaattttcaaatattgacTTTTAAATCCATGCCATTAGCATTTTATAAaatcttttaaataaatatttttttaccacttcaacaaaaaatattttgatatttttatacatttcaatatcattatACAAACTGTTTCACTCATATTGTCTATATATCTATACTTACTATTATTTAAGGTAGCATTCAATGTTTTTTCATGCTATGATTTCAATGGAATGTGAGTGCGGTGATATTATTGTTGAAAAGTTACTTTACAACGTTtggtataaaatgaaatttattgattaaaatatcaaGAAAGTTGAATTATCATGTTTGATTCATTAAGTACTTTCCAATGaatgtaataataatttcatttaatttactcTTATTAAATAAACGAAAATATTcatgtatttaatttttataataaactttATTCTTAACAAATATTTAGattagatatttaataataaaatttaattgaaaattttaaaattattttaatttataatttaaattgaaagtaAAATTGTTTCAAATTTATCTTGCATATATTTTCTAAATATACTAACCCATATATAAACATTATTttggaataaattaaaaaaatacttaAAATCTATATTGTTTTAGTTAAAAGCTTACCTATGAGGATATAAAAAATAGTTGATTCTAAATATTGTTACGaccaaaattacaaataattaaatcATAGGAATATAAAATCACACACGACCAAACCTATAATTTATGCACAACTTAAATGAATTAATTCTTCTACCCGTATTCTACAAAAATAATAAGTATTTCATACAAATGTAAGTGTTTACCTTTTTGGTTCTTTATTGTTCTTCCTTCTAAGATTGAGGGTGATTAAATCTAAAAAAGAATGAAAATGTTCTAAATTAAGTCCCAATTTTATAATGAATTAAATCTATGATTCAATTCTCATAAAAGAAATGTTGTTATAACTCAAGTAGATATAAAAAGTGATTTAAAAAAAGTCAAagaatataataaatttataatgttataaataaaaatttatttatgctGAATTTTTAATAGACTAATATCTTAAGCTAATATGAAATAGGGccagttttgttttaatatattttttaagtttCTAATGGGATTGGAAAATAATATTCTCGCATTCAAGTCACATTACCATATTAATGGAAAGTAACTCTATGATAAAGTTAAATctcaagaaaattaaataaatttaacatatcaAACATTGGTGTAACTATTTTCATCGTACTAAACACTACTTAAATGTATGATCTAATGGTGTCTTGAATTAACTTGACATCAATTCAGTTAAAGAAATTACTAAAACaatcttatttattttaaataatattattataaggatacttttatcttttcttatttaaaaagtaataaaaaaggTAATGTTGATAATTTGATCCATGcaattgatatataattttttaaaatattttatacattttaattttattacacaTTGATTCATCATCATTGTTTgaatatttatactattatttaagtgcGTGATTAACTTGGTGATGAAATTAACGTGATACTAACTCAAGAAAATGGTAAGATAATGATAAACAATTGAAGTgcctttaatatttttaatatgatgtatttgtctaattaaaattcttttattcacaatttaaactaatttttattttaatttcatacataTTACATATgtgttgttattgttattattattgtcaaacattatatttcattatttattgcaTGATATTTTTAGATTCGCACCTATATTCTAAATACATAGTTTCCATATATAGACGCTTATGATAAATTTTTAGTTTCATTTTAAGTTAAGATGTATCATAGGTCCTTGTACTTttcagaatttaaaattttacccttaaaattttatttttaagaatttagtctctacttttcaaatttcaaaatttagatttaaCTATTAATACTATTTAGTTACTTTGCTACTGaataagtatatttttatttgaaaatgtcactctaataaatttaacaaagtTAATTATTGACCTAAAAAGCAGGGGACTAAATccctaaaattaaaaatacatgaAGTTAATTAATGTTTAATGGAAAAGGTCACTTACGGAGTTACGTGGGGGTAAAGATTCTATTTTATCTTGTTCTAATTGGGAATAAACAATCCACGGCCCGCAATTTCAGTTGATTCTAtgtgcttcttcttcttcttcttcttcttcttctttaacAACTCCAATTTTCCTTTTGAAAAGGAATAATTAATAACACAAAGACAAATCCAATCAATCAGGTAAACATAATCTTCTCCCTCCATCTATATGATCTCAATTTTACGTTTGAAAaaccttctttctttctttgcacTTCAAAACCCAATCcactttttcctttttaattatcgcctttcttattttattaatgaAATTACATTCCATTAGTTTTTGAATCGATTTCGTCGATGATACCAAATGCAATTGGCCAAAAACAAGAAATCCATATGGTTGATTTAGCTATTTAAGCCGGCAAACAAGAGATTAGCTGTCACAATCCCCCACccccatttctttttttttttgtttaatatgATTATGGAGTATACCCGTTTGCCTTGTTCATTTTTCCTATGAATTTGTCCTGATAGTTACAACCCATGACGAAAATTTTATGGTTTATTATAGTTTCCATTCAAACAATAGGTATAATATCATATTACTTTTCGTGGGTTTTAAAGAAATAAGATGCTTTTCATAAGGTGATTAGAATTCTTAatgttcattttttttatttttatttatatgtaatttGTTATCATTTATACATGTAGGACTAATATATTAACAGCGAAAAGTAATTGACAacttgatatttatttatttattttatcagaATGCTAGGTGAGAATGTAGCTGAATAAAAGTCTCAGTTTGACTTGCAATTTATGGTCAATGAAATTGCTTCAGCAGTGCGTTTTTGGGAAATTATGACAATTATTGAAAAATATCCTAGCCAACTTGCAGCAGTATTTATATACTACATTTTCATTCGAGTTTTATGGCCTTATCTTCCTAGCTTTTCTTTGGTTTCTTATGCTTTGCCTTCCTTTTTAAGTTGTAAGtcttttaaatcattttatatgCTCTTATCTTTTATCTCTAGAATCTATGTACCCTGAGATAATTTTGAGAATTGGGTTGGTTTTTATGAATTGAGGTGGTGATCTGCCAAGCTTATTTTTTCTTGTAAATTGCCACTTGAAGCTGATTGGGTTTGAATTGGGAAGGTtattttgttctcatgactttgTTGGATGTATTTTCTGTTTTTAGGTTACCCTTTTTTTATGATCTTAATATTCATGTTATGAAGTTTATATTTATGTCCTACAAATGCAGAAAACCATTGATTGTCGATTATGTTGCATGCTGGAATATGCTAGTTCATAGATTGTACTGGTATTTGTTTTGAGTTCTTTTAGACTGATATATAAACTGTTCAACTCTCAGAGCAAAATCCAAATGGGTAATCTTTTCTGTTGTGTACAAGTTGACCAGTCTACAGTAGCCATTAAGGAGAGATTTGGCAGGTTTGAGGATGTTCTTGAACCTGGATGCCATTGCCTACCTTGGTTTCTTGGAAGTCAACTTGCTGGCCACCTGTCGCTAAGATTGCAGCAGTTGGATGTTCGTTGTGAAACCAAGACTAAGGTCTGTATATGTTGTaaattttcagttattgacttATTTGCTTTATAACTTTTAGACGTTTTAGGATGATGAATATAAATGGACTTTCAGTTTTTGTGCACTTCTATTAGTTTCTCCAACTTTAGCATAAATAGTCATGCTTTTGTCAGTTACTCTGTTTCTGGTCGAATTTAAGTGGAGGAGGATGTGTTGTTTGAGGTGAAGGGAAAATTCGTgattatgaaaaaataaaatggtTGAATACTTCCATAAATATTCTTGTTATCTAACTTTCAAATGCCTTAAATTTGTCAAATAATGTTTTCCCTACAGTAATATGCCTCTGTTGTACAGTGTGAAACTGATTGTTATGGACATCTTATCAGGACAATGTATTTGTTAATGTTGTTGCATCTATTCAATACCGGGCACTGGCAGACAAGGCAAGTGATGCCTTTTACAAGCTGACAAACACAAGGACACAAATTCAAGCCTATGTGTTTGATGGTAAGAACAATACTTTGTCGAGTAGGTATTGACATTGCAGTGCACTCATAAGTTTATATACATGTGAATGAACTCATTCAGCACTTTTTTCTTCAAATTTATACAGAAAATGTTATAACGTTTCCCTTCTGATCTTCAATACATTTAGTTATTAGAGCAAGTGTTCCGAAGCTAAATCTGGATGATGTTTTTGAACAAAAGACTGAAATTGCTAAAGCTGTTGAAGAAGAACTTGAGAAGGTAATCAATTTGATTAAGTACATCACGTTCTGTGAAAGCCAACCCCACATGTTGGTCTAAGGCCTTGTTATGTTAAATTGTTGCGATTTTGAAGCTGACATTTAGATATGTTTCGAATTCTGTTACCCTCTTGTTCTTCTTCCAGGCTATGTCTGCCTATGGGTATGAGATTGTTCAAACACTTATTGTGGACATAGAACCTGACGAGCATGTGAAGCGTGCAATGAATGAAATTAATGCCGGTAAAATACTTGTTGCCTCTTAATTGGTTCTTGCTCTTTCAAACTTGCTGTTCTTTAGGTTAGGCTAAATGTGCATTGGATTCATAGCTGTATTCTTTCTGATGTACGCAGCAAATAAGATCATGCTAGTACAGAAATATAAAAGCAACACTTGGCCTAATGAATTTTTCAGCCAAAAAATATAAACTGGTTCCTGGGAATTAACCTTTTGACTTTGATCCTTCAAATTTCTTGTCATCTGTTATTGCTTGAATTATTTTAGCTTTAGAGTGCATACCCTGAGATGTCTGTCAATTGGGTGTTTCAATAATGCCTCCCCATCATCATATCACGCATTTCTTTTCCCCCAttggtaaataaaatatataagttTTGTACCAAAATAACCTGATGGGTCTTCACCCACGGGTGAAGCTTTTCATGACTCCAGAAGCAGATAAATTTGTTTTCATTACAAATTTACAGTGCTGTCTGTGCTGATATCAACAGAATACCACTATATTTTGTAGTAAATTATTACCTAGAATTTAGTGTTCTGATGTGATTTTAATGTGAATATGGCGTTTTTCTTCCATTCTATTATTTTTCTCGATAAGTAGTGTCCTTAATATGATTTTTCTTATCGTATTGTAATTGAAGCTGCAAGGCTGAGAGTGGCAGCTAATGAGAAGGCAGAGGCTGAGAAAATTTTGCAAATCAAACGAGCTGAAGGTGAGGCTGAGTCCAAATATTTGTCGGGGCTGGGTATCGCTCGCCAACGACAAGCAATTGTTGATGGTTTGCGAGATAGCGTGCTTGGATTCTCTGTTAATGTCCCGGGGACTACTGCAAAGGATGTTATGGATATGGTCCTGGTTACCCAGTACTTTGACACCATGAAAGAAATTGGTGCTGCTTCTAAGTCCTCAGCTGTGTTTATCCCTCATGGTCCTGGAGCTGTTCGTGATGTCGCTACTCAGATTCGTGATGGACTCCTCCAGGCCACACACCAGTAACTATACGATTTTTTTTTAAGACAAGACAAGACAAGACAAGCATTAGTAGTTTTTTAAGGATAATACCTGGTTTTAACGTTACCTGTTTAGTTCTTGATGTCTTTTTTACATTATGAGCACTGGATGTACATATGGTGTGGGCATAAACGGTTTGTGAAATGCGTAAGATATTTTATACTCTTATAGAGGTTGAGTGGTCTTTATTATGGATTTTTCTTGGTTATATTGTCGCCATGGATGAAGGTTGAACAATTCTTCTATCAAAAATTGGTCACAAATGAGTTCATTTCAAGAAGGAATTGATGTCCAAGCAAATGGGTTTTATCAGCCAGCTTTAGTCATTTAGAATGGCAGATGTTCATTAGTTTGTGTTACTGCAGCACTTCTTTTCTATGCTGCTTGGATTAGGGTTCAAATTCAAGAATAATATGCAATCGATTCCAATTATTCGGCAGCtgcaa belongs to Gossypium arboreum isolate Shixiya-1 chromosome 7, ASM2569848v2, whole genome shotgun sequence and includes:
- the LOC108486750 gene encoding hypersensitive-induced reaction 1 protein, coding for MGNLFCCVQVDQSTVAIKERFGRFEDVLEPGCHCLPWFLGSQLAGHLSLRLQQLDVRCETKTKDNVFVNVVASIQYRALADKASDAFYKLTNTRTQIQAYVFDVIRASVPKLNLDDVFEQKTEIAKAVEEELEKAMSAYGYEIVQTLIVDIEPDEHVKRAMNEINAAARLRVAANEKAEAEKILQIKRAEGEAESKYLSGLGIARQRQAIVDGLRDSVLGFSVNVPGTTAKDVMDMVLVTQYFDTMKEIGAASKSSAVFIPHGPGAVRDVATQIRDGLLQATHQ